A genomic segment from Lignipirellula cremea encodes:
- a CDS encoding UbiD family decarboxylase, whose amino-acid sequence MARTLARTIEELDQAGRLVRIESEVDPFLEAAEIQRRVYRSGGPAVYFSRLRGCRFPAVSNLFGTIDQARFLFRHTLESVRRLIELKIDPNEFWRRPTRYWKAPWAALGMLPKVRRGRLRSWQSIRVGELPQIVSWPDDGGAFITLPQVFSENVEQPGVMHSNLGMYRVQLSGGQYAPDQEIGLHYQIHRGIGVHHAAALRQNKPFRVNIFVGGTPSMTLAAVMPLPEGMSELTFAGALAGFRIPLLAEPDRLPVYRDADFIIRGVVEPNRLLPEGPFGDHLGYYSLAHDFPVLRVEEVLCRADSVWPFTAVGRPPQEDTVFGELIHELTGPVIPTVLAGVHAVHAVDASGVHPLLLAIGSERYTPYRRDDRPAELLTQASAILGQGQMSLAKYLFIVNRDDDPELHIHNVAAFLQHALARVDWRRDLHFHTCTTIDTLDYSGDGFNAGSKVVIAASGQPRRALPAQLDFDPQLPDGFSRPLCPLPGVLVVQAPAYASAGRDTAIEEWTRQVAADAPLNRFPLVLAVDDSEFTAASLNNLIWVAFTRSNPARDLHGVGSFTRDKHWGCEGSLILDARRKPHHAPPLIEDPAVMKKVDALAAREPAIGKYL is encoded by the coding sequence ATGGCTCGCACGCTCGCACGCACCATTGAAGAGCTGGACCAGGCCGGACGGCTGGTGCGCATCGAGTCCGAGGTCGACCCCTTCCTGGAAGCGGCGGAAATCCAGCGGCGCGTCTATCGGTCAGGCGGTCCTGCCGTCTATTTCAGTCGACTGCGGGGCTGCCGTTTTCCGGCCGTTTCCAACCTGTTCGGCACGATCGACCAGGCCCGCTTTCTGTTCCGCCATACGCTGGAATCGGTCCGCCGCCTGATCGAACTGAAGATCGACCCGAACGAGTTCTGGCGCCGGCCGACCCGCTACTGGAAGGCGCCCTGGGCCGCGCTGGGCATGCTGCCCAAAGTGCGGCGCGGTCGCTTGCGCTCCTGGCAATCGATCCGCGTGGGCGAGCTGCCGCAGATTGTCTCCTGGCCCGACGACGGCGGCGCGTTCATCACCCTGCCCCAGGTTTTCAGCGAGAACGTCGAACAGCCCGGCGTGATGCATTCCAACCTGGGCATGTACCGCGTGCAGCTTTCCGGCGGGCAGTACGCCCCCGACCAGGAGATCGGCCTGCACTACCAGATTCACCGCGGGATCGGCGTGCATCATGCGGCCGCCCTGCGACAGAACAAGCCGTTTCGCGTCAATATTTTTGTCGGCGGAACGCCCTCCATGACGCTCGCGGCCGTGATGCCGTTGCCGGAAGGGATGTCGGAATTGACTTTCGCCGGGGCGCTGGCTGGCTTTCGTATCCCACTACTGGCCGAGCCCGACCGTCTGCCCGTTTATCGCGACGCCGACTTTATTATCCGCGGCGTGGTGGAGCCCAACAGACTGTTGCCGGAAGGCCCCTTTGGCGACCACCTGGGCTATTACAGCCTGGCCCATGACTTTCCCGTGCTGCGGGTCGAGGAGGTGCTGTGCCGGGCCGACTCCGTCTGGCCGTTCACGGCCGTCGGTCGTCCCCCGCAGGAAGACACCGTCTTTGGCGAGCTGATCCACGAACTGACAGGACCTGTCATTCCAACCGTGCTGGCGGGCGTCCACGCCGTACATGCGGTCGACGCCTCGGGCGTGCATCCGTTACTGCTGGCGATCGGCAGTGAACGTTACACGCCGTACCGCCGCGACGATCGACCGGCCGAACTGCTCACGCAGGCTTCCGCCATTCTGGGCCAGGGGCAAATGTCGCTGGCCAAGTATCTGTTCATTGTGAACCGCGACGACGACCCTGAACTCCACATTCACAACGTCGCCGCGTTTCTTCAGCATGCGCTGGCCCGCGTGGACTGGCGGCGTGATCTGCACTTTCATACCTGCACCACGATCGACACCCTGGATTACTCCGGCGACGGTTTCAACGCAGGTTCCAAAGTGGTGATCGCCGCCTCCGGCCAGCCGCGGCGCGCCTTGCCGGCGCAGCTGGACTTTGACCCGCAGTTGCCGGACGGGTTCTCCCGGCCGCTGTGCCCGTTGCCTGGCGTGCTGGTGGTGCAGGCTCCTGCATACGCCAGCGCAGGACGCGACACGGCGATCGAAGAATGGACCCGCCAGGTTGCGGCCGACGCCCCGCTGAATCGTTTTCCGCTGGTGCTGGCGGTCGACGACAGCGAGTTCACCGCCGCCAGTTTGAACAACCTGATCTGGGTCGCCTTCACGCGGAGCAACCCGGCCCGCGATCTGCATGGCGTCGGTTCCTTCACGCGCGACAAGCACTGGGGCTGTGAAGGCTCGCTGATTCTCGATGCTCGCCGGAAACCGCATCATGCGCCGCCCCTGATCGAAGACCCGGCCGTCATGAAAAAAGTCGACGCCCTGGCCGCCCGGGAACCGGCGATCGGCAAGTACCTGTAA
- a CDS encoding MBL fold metallo-hydrolase, which translates to MILGTAGYRPNDHRQTTCVMLPESGVLLDAGTSIYRAAEYLTTDTLDIFLSHAHLDHIFGLTVLHDLLHLRPLSRVTLHAEAEKLAAVEQHLFHPSLFPVRPPLDTEILAAEVQLACGGRLTSFPVVHPGGARGYRIDWPDRSLAYVTDTTANIDAPYVQHIQGVDLLIHECHLPDGKDKFARLTGHSCLTPVAQVAAYAEVGRVVLIHMNPLAEGDDPLGVDNVKSIFPHIEVARDRQEFEF; encoded by the coding sequence GTGATTCTAGGGACGGCCGGCTATCGACCGAACGATCACCGCCAAACGACCTGCGTCATGCTGCCGGAATCGGGAGTCCTGCTGGATGCTGGCACCAGTATCTATCGGGCGGCCGAGTATCTCACCACCGATACGCTGGATATCTTCCTCAGCCACGCTCACCTGGACCATATTTTTGGGCTGACAGTGCTGCACGATCTGCTGCACCTGAGGCCGTTATCGCGGGTGACGCTGCATGCCGAGGCGGAGAAGCTCGCCGCCGTGGAACAGCACCTGTTTCATCCGTCGCTGTTTCCGGTTCGCCCGCCGCTGGACACCGAGATCCTGGCTGCCGAGGTGCAGCTGGCCTGCGGCGGCCGGTTGACGAGCTTTCCGGTCGTGCATCCCGGCGGCGCCCGCGGCTACCGGATCGACTGGCCCGACCGCAGCCTGGCCTATGTGACCGACACCACGGCCAACATCGACGCCCCCTATGTACAGCATATCCAGGGAGTCGACCTGCTGATCCATGAGTGCCATCTGCCCGACGGCAAAGACAAGTTCGCCCGGCTCACCGGTCACAGCTGCCTGACTCCCGTCGCCCAGGTCGCAGCCTACGCGGAAGTCGGCCGGGTCGTCCTGATCCACATGAACCCGCTGGCCGAAGGGGACGACCCGCTAGGGGTCGACAACGTCAAGTCGATCTTCCCCCACATCGAAGTCGCCCGCGACCGGCAAGAATTTGAGTTCTAA
- a CDS encoding glycosyltransferase, which yields MSRQSTVTSATETRPLRTMFLITSMPIGGAETLLVNLVRRLDRTRIQPEICCLKELGPLGEELAQEMPVHHGLLGGKYDCRVLGRLTNLLRDRRIDAVVTVGAGDKMFWGRLAAWRAGCPVVLSALHSTGWPDGVGRLNRWLTPITDGFIGVASEHGRHLVENEKFPAEKVHVIPNGVDVQRFRPAPEQRARLRAELGIPADAPLVGIVAALRPEKNHLLFLRAAALLQHDLPETHFLLVGDGPEREKLTAAVAGRPIESHVHFLGSRSDVPELLAALDLFLLTSHNEANPVSILEAMATGLPVVSTRVGSVAESVEPGVTGYLAEPGHADEIAARAYTLLSDPALAAALGSAGRRKVVDRWSLERMVVGYEELIEAIYHRKQPGLRPAATTPQPSEQTTSV from the coding sequence ATGTCCCGACAATCAACCGTAACGTCTGCGACGGAAACGCGTCCCTTGCGGACCATGTTTTTGATCACCAGCATGCCGATCGGCGGGGCGGAAACACTGCTCGTCAATCTGGTTCGCCGCCTGGATCGCACCCGCATCCAGCCGGAAATCTGCTGCCTGAAAGAGCTCGGTCCGCTGGGCGAAGAACTGGCGCAGGAGATGCCGGTGCACCATGGCCTGCTGGGCGGCAAGTACGATTGCCGCGTGCTGGGCCGTTTGACGAACCTGCTGCGCGACCGGCGGATCGACGCCGTGGTGACCGTCGGCGCCGGCGATAAAATGTTCTGGGGACGCCTGGCCGCCTGGCGGGCGGGCTGCCCGGTCGTGTTGTCGGCGTTGCACTCGACCGGCTGGCCAGACGGCGTGGGCCGTTTGAATCGCTGGCTGACGCCGATCACCGACGGCTTTATTGGCGTTGCCAGCGAGCATGGCCGGCACCTGGTCGAGAACGAAAAGTTCCCGGCCGAGAAAGTCCACGTGATCCCCAACGGCGTCGACGTGCAACGCTTTCGACCCGCGCCTGAGCAACGGGCCCGACTCCGCGCCGAGCTGGGCATTCCGGCCGACGCTCCGCTGGTCGGGATTGTGGCCGCCTTGCGGCCGGAGAAGAATCACCTTCTTTTTCTGAGGGCGGCCGCGCTGCTGCAGCATGACCTGCCGGAGACCCACTTTCTGCTGGTGGGCGACGGACCCGAACGGGAGAAGCTGACGGCCGCCGTGGCGGGACGACCGATTGAATCGCACGTGCATTTTCTGGGGTCCCGTTCCGATGTGCCCGAGCTGCTGGCGGCGCTGGACCTGTTCCTGCTGACTTCGCACAACGAGGCGAATCCGGTTTCCATCCTGGAAGCGATGGCGACCGGCCTGCCGGTCGTTTCCACCCGCGTCGGTTCGGTGGCCGAAAGCGTCGAGCCTGGCGTCACCGGGTATCTGGCCGAACCGGGCCACGCCGATGAAATTGCGGCCCGGGCTTACACCCTGTTATCGGACCCGGCGCTGGCCGCCGCCCTGGGATCGGCCGGTCGTCGCAAGGTGGTCGACCGCTGGTCGCTGGAACGGATGGTCGTCGGCTACGAAGAGCTGATCGAAGCGATCTACCACCGCAAGCAGCCCGGCCTGCGCCCCGCCGCCACAACGCCCCAGCCAAGTGAGCAAACGACCAGCGTGTAG
- a CDS encoding lipopolysaccharide biosynthesis protein yields the protein MNAPSDQAGSVTPADSGSPVSLPTDSLALGMAFMLAMTILQRLIGFGRNVVFCRLLTDEQLGQWSLAFSFLMLAAPLAVLGLPGSFGRYAEYYHRRGQLRPFLRRTTIVSTLLGLLGVSLLFCASEAAAWVVFKERSLGGLVRWLAVALACAIVFNFINELLIALRQVRASSVMQFVHSMLFTLLGVSLLAGFGGGVSSLVTAYVVACLGGMAAAIWFTRSCFSSLSGTTETALSHRDLWSKLIPFAGWVWVINLLSNLFDAADRYMILHFAQGDTSLAQSLVGQYHSSRVTPLLLVSLAGMLGGVILPYLSHEWEVGRQQLVARRVLLALKLLSLGFTLAGVGILLGSPWLFAWALNGRYAEGLAVMPGTTAYCVWFSLLIVTQNYLWCAEKAKLASLALFLGLILNFSLNAVLVPWWGLPGAVAATAAANATALVLLLGLSSRSGMKMDCGGWCAALLPILLLGGPLPGAIGLLAFVLLAMPYRWYFSQEDRVELDAAFRLLCDKLRHRTRLSSCPDNQP from the coding sequence ATGAATGCACCTTCGGACCAGGCGGGATCAGTCACCCCAGCTGACTCAGGTTCGCCCGTTTCGCTGCCCACCGATTCGCTCGCCTTGGGCATGGCGTTCATGCTGGCGATGACGATCCTGCAGCGTTTGATTGGCTTTGGCCGGAACGTCGTTTTCTGTCGCTTGCTGACCGATGAACAGCTGGGACAATGGTCGCTGGCGTTCAGCTTTCTGATGCTGGCGGCGCCTTTGGCTGTACTGGGATTGCCGGGATCCTTTGGCCGTTACGCCGAGTATTATCATCGTCGCGGGCAACTGCGGCCGTTCCTGCGGCGCACGACGATCGTTTCCACCTTGCTGGGTCTGCTGGGCGTTTCCCTCCTGTTTTGCGCCAGCGAGGCCGCCGCCTGGGTGGTGTTCAAAGAGCGTTCGCTGGGCGGTCTGGTCCGCTGGCTGGCCGTCGCTTTGGCCTGTGCGATCGTTTTCAATTTTATCAACGAGCTGCTGATCGCACTCCGCCAGGTCAGGGCGTCGTCGGTCATGCAGTTTGTCCATAGCATGCTGTTTACGCTGCTGGGCGTTTCCCTGCTGGCCGGGTTTGGCGGCGGAGTCAGCTCCCTGGTTACGGCTTATGTGGTTGCCTGTCTGGGCGGAATGGCGGCGGCGATCTGGTTCACACGGAGCTGCTTTAGCTCGCTGTCGGGAACGACCGAAACCGCGCTTTCGCATCGCGATCTGTGGAGCAAGCTGATCCCTTTTGCGGGCTGGGTCTGGGTCATCAATCTGCTCTCCAATCTGTTCGATGCGGCCGACCGCTATATGATTCTGCACTTTGCCCAGGGCGATACGTCGCTAGCGCAGAGTCTGGTCGGGCAGTACCACAGCAGTCGCGTGACGCCGTTGTTGCTGGTCAGCCTGGCCGGCATGCTGGGCGGGGTGATTCTGCCGTACCTGTCGCACGAATGGGAAGTCGGCCGCCAGCAGCTGGTCGCCCGGCGCGTGCTGCTGGCGCTCAAATTGTTATCGCTGGGATTCACGCTGGCCGGCGTGGGGATTCTGCTGGGGTCGCCCTGGCTGTTCGCCTGGGCGCTGAATGGACGTTACGCCGAAGGGCTGGCGGTGATGCCGGGCACCACGGCTTACTGCGTGTGGTTCAGCCTGCTCATCGTGACGCAGAACTATCTGTGGTGCGCCGAGAAAGCAAAGCTCGCCAGCCTGGCGCTGTTCCTGGGATTGATCCTGAACTTTTCGCTTAACGCCGTGCTGGTTCCCTGGTGGGGACTGCCGGGCGCCGTGGCGGCGACGGCCGCGGCCAATGCAACCGCCCTGGTGCTGCTGCTGGGGTTAAGCAGTCGCAGCGGCATGAAGATGGATTGCGGCGGCTGGTGCGCGGCGCTGTTGCCGATATTGCTGCTGGGCGGGCCGTTGCCGGGGGCGATCGGCTTGTTGGCGTTCGTGCTGCTGGCCATGCCGTACCGCTGGTATTTTTCGCAGGAGGATCGGGTCGAGCTCGACGCCGCTTTCCGCCTGCTTTGTGACAAACTTCGACACCGTACAAGGCTCTCGTCATGTCCCGACAATCAACCGTAA
- a CDS encoding IS4 family transposase, which translates to MFDSFRSRLAAARRDDQLFFAALIDQQTIRSSFGDASTILDSARIYDTAVTVWVFLSQTLTSGHNCVQAVAKLIAFRAAKGLPIPAALSGAYCMARDKLNEAGMHRLVTDSGAAIEDSVPDQWLWRGHRVIVGDGCTLTMADTPENQEAYPQMAGQKPGCGFPIMRMVVFFGLATGVVLEAAMGRYKGKLTAEVSLFREIDKILEEDDVYLADRAYSGWFDIARQLARGVHVVLRKHQSRRTDFRTGVRYSKDEHAVFWDKPPRPAWMTAEEYAGYDVFLTLREIRVRIATPGFRTREVIIVTNLLDDIEYNKEDLAALYRRRWQAELNLRSLKTVMQMDHLRCKQPHRVRNEIRAHFTAYNLVRQMMCEAAIRGDVQPWQISFKGTMQTLNELLPVLCMTGDADPLCDVFYDCCLQHVVGNRPDRYEPRVRKRRPNPYKLMTKPRHSHQPGKE; encoded by the coding sequence ATGTTCGATTCTTTTCGCTCGCGGTTGGCTGCGGCCCGACGTGATGATCAACTGTTCTTCGCTGCGCTGATCGATCAACAGACTATCCGATCCAGCTTTGGCGACGCAAGTACAATCCTCGATTCCGCGCGAATTTACGACACCGCCGTCACCGTTTGGGTGTTCCTCTCGCAAACCCTCACTTCCGGCCACAACTGCGTCCAGGCGGTTGCCAAATTGATCGCCTTTCGCGCCGCTAAAGGCCTGCCGATTCCTGCCGCTCTAAGCGGCGCCTACTGCATGGCGCGAGACAAACTTAACGAAGCCGGCATGCACCGCCTGGTGACAGATTCTGGCGCCGCGATCGAAGATTCCGTCCCCGATCAATGGCTCTGGCGAGGACATCGCGTTATCGTCGGCGACGGTTGCACGCTGACAATGGCTGACACTCCTGAAAACCAAGAAGCCTATCCGCAAATGGCGGGGCAAAAACCCGGCTGTGGATTTCCCATCATGCGGATGGTGGTCTTCTTCGGCCTGGCCACCGGCGTCGTGCTGGAAGCCGCCATGGGTCGCTATAAAGGCAAGCTGACGGCCGAGGTCAGCCTGTTCCGTGAGATCGACAAAATCCTCGAAGAAGACGACGTTTATCTCGCAGATCGAGCCTATTCTGGCTGGTTCGACATCGCCCGGCAGCTGGCCCGAGGGGTGCATGTGGTGCTGCGAAAACATCAATCGCGAAGGACCGATTTCCGCACCGGCGTGCGCTACAGCAAAGACGAACACGCGGTGTTCTGGGACAAGCCGCCACGGCCTGCCTGGATGACCGCAGAAGAGTACGCCGGCTATGACGTATTCCTGACACTGCGTGAGATCCGGGTGCGGATCGCCACGCCCGGCTTTCGCACGCGTGAGGTCATCATTGTGACCAACTTGCTCGACGACATCGAGTACAACAAGGAGGATCTGGCGGCTCTTTATCGTCGGCGGTGGCAAGCAGAATTAAATCTAAGATCGTTGAAAACGGTGATGCAAATGGACCACTTGCGCTGCAAGCAACCCCATCGTGTGCGGAACGAAATCCGAGCTCACTTCACGGCCTATAACTTGGTCCGTCAGATGATGTGCGAGGCAGCGATCCGCGGCGACGTGCAACCCTGGCAAATCAGCTTTAAGGGGACGATGCAAACGCTTAACGAGTTGCTGCCGGTGTTGTGCATGACAGGGGACGCCGATCCGCTCTGCGACGTGTTTTATGATTGCTGCTTGCAGCATGTCGTTGGCAATCGCCCGGACCGCTACGAACCGCGAGTCCGCAAACGCCGGCCCAATCCGTACAAGCTCATGACCAAGCCCCGTCACAGCCACCAACCCGGCAAAGAATAA
- a CDS encoding polysaccharide deacetylase family protein, whose translation MASAALSIGKRSLLGAYYYGSQPLRALWNAWDRQRGMAPISILFYHRVADDCPNDWTISQADFAGHIAWLQRHFDLVSLEEAQARIRSGENRRPAVSITFDDGYADNCAFALPLLVKERIPCTYFVTLGNVEHRHPFPHDVARGEPLEPNTVEQLRSIAASGIEVGAHTRTHPDLGAIDDESVLLDEVVTSTRQLAALIRRPVRYFAFPFGLPRNLNRRVFALAQEQGLLGVCSAYGGYNFPGDDPYHLQRIHGDPDLLRLKNWLTIDPRKRGVPRYEYATATGSLAPSPLISQRYAAEPQDL comes from the coding sequence ATGGCGAGTGCCGCCTTATCGATCGGTAAACGCTCCTTGCTGGGGGCGTACTATTACGGCTCGCAGCCGTTGCGGGCGTTGTGGAATGCGTGGGACCGCCAGCGCGGCATGGCGCCGATCTCGATCCTGTTTTACCACCGCGTCGCCGACGATTGCCCGAACGACTGGACCATCTCGCAGGCCGACTTTGCGGGGCACATCGCCTGGCTGCAGCGTCACTTTGACCTGGTCTCGCTGGAAGAGGCCCAGGCACGGATCCGCTCGGGCGAGAACCGGCGTCCGGCGGTCAGCATTACGTTCGACGATGGCTATGCCGACAATTGTGCGTTCGCCTTGCCGTTGCTGGTGAAGGAACGCATTCCGTGCACCTATTTTGTGACGCTGGGCAACGTGGAGCACCGGCATCCGTTTCCGCACGACGTGGCTCGGGGCGAACCGCTGGAGCCGAACACGGTCGAGCAGTTGCGATCGATAGCAGCCTCGGGGATTGAAGTGGGCGCGCACACGCGGACGCATCCTGACCTGGGGGCGATCGACGACGAAAGCGTGCTGCTGGACGAGGTCGTCACTTCCACCCGGCAACTGGCGGCCCTGATCAGGCGACCGGTGCGGTACTTTGCTTTTCCGTTCGGCCTGCCGCGGAATTTGAATCGACGCGTGTTCGCCCTGGCCCAGGAACAGGGTCTGCTTGGCGTCTGCTCGGCGTACGGGGGTTACAACTTTCCCGGCGACGATCCGTACCATCTGCAGCGGATCCACGGCGACCCGGACCTGCTGCGGTTGAAGAACTGGCTCACGATTGATCCCCGCAAGCGGGGCGTTCCCCGGTACGAGTACGCGACAGCCACGGGATCCCTGGCGCCCTCGCCGCTGATCAGCCAGCGCTATGCGGCCGAGCCGCAAGATCTGTAA
- a CDS encoding GNAT family N-acetyltransferase: MPPLRFMHIDLITDDASLAGLAGEWDSLTRDVPFRSFAWLSTWWKHYHEGELFVLAVRDEQNTLIGLAPWRRSRHAGRGKVLQFLGSGEVCSDYLSLLTTSDTAEAATTAVASWLTRNNREWDVLELAGVSTSDCVAAKLVGNLVDNGNAVNRKEADNCWRIELPDNWDDYLAALSKSHRKQIRRLWKNAFESGRAQLHTASSPEELQRGMEILVDQHQRRRRSLGEPGCFASKAFSGFLHEAAERMFPTGQIELHWVEVEGRPVTAEIHLSGGGVSYAYQSGVDPDYLHEESGRLIMIATIRRAMEQGRRAFDFCRGDEPYKAHFRAEPRPSVDLRIAADSTSSQLRHGVWLAGDTVKSLVKAGLNLTGMH; this comes from the coding sequence GTGCCGCCCCTTCGTTTCATGCACATCGACTTGATTACCGACGACGCCTCCCTGGCGGGGCTCGCAGGCGAGTGGGACAGCCTGACCCGCGACGTTCCCTTCCGTTCCTTCGCCTGGCTTTCGACCTGGTGGAAGCATTACCACGAAGGCGAGCTGTTTGTGCTGGCCGTTCGGGATGAGCAGAACACCCTGATCGGACTGGCGCCCTGGCGCCGCAGCCGGCATGCGGGTCGCGGCAAGGTGCTGCAATTCCTGGGATCGGGCGAGGTCTGTTCCGACTACCTGAGCCTGCTGACAACTTCTGACACGGCCGAAGCGGCCACCACCGCCGTCGCTTCCTGGTTGACCCGGAACAATCGCGAATGGGACGTGCTGGAACTGGCCGGCGTATCGACCTCCGACTGCGTCGCCGCCAAACTGGTCGGCAATCTGGTCGACAACGGCAACGCGGTGAACCGAAAAGAAGCCGACAACTGCTGGCGGATTGAACTGCCCGATAACTGGGACGACTACCTGGCCGCGCTTTCCAAGTCCCACCGCAAGCAGATTCGCCGGTTGTGGAAGAACGCCTTTGAATCGGGCCGGGCCCAGCTGCACACGGCCAGTTCACCGGAGGAGCTGCAGCGGGGGATGGAGATTCTGGTCGATCAGCACCAGCGTCGTCGTCGCAGTCTGGGCGAACCCGGCTGCTTCGCCAGCAAGGCATTCTCCGGCTTTCTCCACGAAGCGGCCGAGCGGATGTTTCCCACCGGCCAGATCGAGCTGCACTGGGTCGAGGTCGAAGGACGACCCGTCACCGCCGAGATTCATCTCTCCGGAGGCGGCGTGTCCTATGCCTACCAGTCCGGCGTCGATCCCGACTATCTGCACGAAGAGTCCGGCCGGTTGATCATGATCGCTACGATCCGCAGGGCGATGGAGCAGGGCCGCCGGGCGTTTGACTTTTGCCGCGGCGATGAACCGTACAAAGCCCACTTTCGCGCAGAGCCGCGACCCAGCGTCGACTTGCGGATTGCGGCCGACTCGACTTCCTCGCAACTGCGCCACGGCGTCTGGCTGGCGGGCGACACGGTCAAGAGCCTCGTCAAAGCAGGGCTTAACCTGACAGGGATGCACTAA
- a CDS encoding GumC domain-containing protein produces MTPTMLLGVAALAYALLNRDPWEASQAMLIRDEAVGSLARLGRFDTPESRKSAQEMVLEVARSRSVLREALLEVGAPPRRRSKAAWPTETEIADTRKTVAVKAPSGTEFGKTELFYLRVKDKDRDRAIQLASSICRHLDVQLREVRDQRSASMIDELTRTRNLAADDLQASTEKISAVEVEVGGDLGELRLLTETSAGDSNMRQTLVGIDAELRLARTKQRTEAHLLELITAARHNPQVVVDMPTEMLTALPALKQIKDNLVTAQLKRAELLASRTDRHPMVQNATEQQAEIEAQLHRELGAAASGILAGIEVGATRIRSQMEQRSKIEKRMQHLAAIRAKYSNLSSAVKNREELVKLAEQNLNNARANQAGAAAASLITLIDTPVTGDKPVGPRKAFVVLGGLGGGLMAGLGLLFLLVPIDLAGPAPTSTLIVNGRPLESDRRVPERKQRGGLRLRDALAKIQENQSGIWT; encoded by the coding sequence ATGACGCCCACGATGCTGCTGGGCGTGGCGGCACTGGCCTATGCCCTGTTGAATCGCGATCCTTGGGAAGCTTCCCAGGCGATGCTGATTCGCGATGAGGCGGTCGGCAGCCTCGCCCGTCTGGGACGCTTTGATACGCCCGAGTCGCGGAAGTCGGCCCAGGAGATGGTCCTGGAAGTGGCCCGCAGCCGGTCGGTCCTCCGGGAGGCGCTGCTGGAAGTGGGCGCTCCGCCTCGTCGCCGCAGCAAAGCGGCCTGGCCAACCGAAACCGAGATCGCCGACACGCGCAAAACGGTCGCCGTGAAAGCGCCCAGCGGAACCGAATTCGGCAAGACGGAACTCTTCTACCTGCGGGTGAAAGACAAGGATCGCGACCGGGCGATTCAACTCGCCAGCTCGATCTGCCGCCATCTCGATGTCCAGCTGCGCGAAGTCCGCGACCAGCGTTCCGCCAGCATGATCGACGAACTCACCCGCACCCGCAACCTGGCGGCCGACGATCTGCAGGCGTCGACCGAGAAAATCTCCGCCGTCGAAGTCGAAGTCGGCGGCGACCTGGGCGAACTGCGTTTGCTGACGGAAACGTCCGCCGGCGACAGCAACATGCGGCAAACGCTGGTCGGCATCGACGCCGAGCTGCGACTGGCCCGCACCAAACAGCGCACCGAAGCCCACCTGCTGGAACTGATCACAGCCGCCCGGCACAATCCGCAAGTGGTGGTCGATATGCCGACCGAGATGCTGACCGCCTTGCCGGCTTTGAAACAGATCAAGGACAACCTGGTCACAGCCCAGTTGAAACGGGCCGAACTGCTGGCCAGCCGCACAGATCGTCACCCGATGGTGCAGAACGCCACGGAACAGCAGGCCGAGATCGAGGCCCAGTTGCACCGGGAACTGGGCGCCGCCGCCAGCGGGATCCTGGCCGGGATCGAAGTCGGAGCCACCCGGATCCGCTCGCAGATGGAACAGCGCTCGAAGATTGAGAAACGGATGCAGCACCTGGCAGCGATCAGGGCCAAATATTCCAACCTGAGTTCGGCCGTGAAAAATCGCGAAGAGCTGGTGAAACTGGCCGAACAGAACCTGAATAACGCTCGGGCCAATCAGGCCGGGGCGGCGGCTGCCAGCCTGATCACCCTGATCGACACCCCGGTGACGGGCGACAAGCCCGTCGGTCCGCGGAAAGCGTTCGTCGTGCTGGGCGGTCTCGGCGGCGGTCTGATGGCGGGACTGGGCCTGCTCTTTCTGCTCGTTCCCATCGACCTCGCCGGTCCGGCGCCGACCTCCACCTTGATTGTCAACGGCCGCCCGCTGGAATCGGATCGGCGGGTTCCCGAACGGAAACAGCGGGGCGGGCTGCGGCTGCGGGACGCTCTGGCCAAAATTCAAGAGAACCAGTCGGGAATTTGGACCTAG